The following coding sequences lie in one Arachis hypogaea cultivar Tifrunner chromosome 9, arahy.Tifrunner.gnm2.J5K5, whole genome shotgun sequence genomic window:
- the LOC112710502 gene encoding probable GTP diphosphokinase RSH3, chloroplastic, protein MAVSTIALYASPPSSVCSTPHPCQINAHGSCDFDMGSRSSSSSTASTSQKPVMGGLSCLFSSPAPAAVKHAPLSGFSGGGEDHGGGRGDELNLKELGSSFSYSPSKFGGSSWKRDHHSPVSVFNGPVSCSSTVGSSSNLRSTASSVRIGGGSERVGTSGLFDGFVRNALGSCLDYDSASFKVGGLDEGDSSALADELTFNLEDTFMEGGFEPYAKKLLLGAQLRHKIFCEEFVIKAFCEAEKAHRGQVRASGDPYLQHCLETAVLLALIGANSTVVAAGLLHDTLDDAFLTYDYIFGTFGAGVADLVEGVSKLSHLSKLARENNTACKSVEADRLHTMFLAMADARAVLIKLADRLHNMMTLDALPVAKQQRFAKETLEIFAPLANRLGISSWKEQLENLCFKHLNPDQHDELSSKLVDSYDEARITSAIEKLEQALKDEGISYHVVSGRHKSLYSIYCKMLKKKLTIDDIHDIYGLRLIVDKEEDCYKALTIVHQLWSEVPGKLKDYICRPKFNGYQSLHTVVMGEGKVPLEVQIRTKDMHLQAEFGFAAHWRYKEDDCQHSSFVLQMVEWARWVVTWQCEAMSKDSTSVGYGDSIKPPCKFPSHVDDCPYCYKPDCGQDGPVFVIMIENDKMSVQEFRANSTVMDLMERAGRASSRLMTYRFPLKEELRPRLNHMPVSDPNCKLKMGDVVELTPAIPDKSLTEYREEIQRMYDRGLTVSGAGPTASSMVGSRS, encoded by the exons ATGGCGGTTTCTACCATAGCCCTGTACGCAAGCCCACCGAGCAGTGTGTGCTCGACGCCGCACCCATGCCAGATCAATGCCCACGGCTCCTGCGACTTCGATATGGGGTCTCGATCCTCGTCGTCCTCGACGGCGTCGACGTCACAGAAGCCTGTAATGGGGGGTCTCTCGTGCCTCTTCTCTTCGCCGGCGCCAGCGGCCGTGAAGCACGCGCCACTGTCGGGATTCTCCGGCGGCGGTGAGGATCACGGTGGCGGCAGAGGGGATGAACTGAACCTTAAGGAACTCGGGAGCTCCTTCTCATACTCGCCGAGCAAGTTTGGTGGTTCTTCTTGGAAGAGGGACCACCATAGCCCCGTTTCTGTCTTCAACGGCCCCGTTTCGTGTAGCAGCACCGTTGGCTCGTCTTCGAATTTGAGGAGCACCGCGAGCTCCGTGAGGATCGGTGGTGGTTCGGAGAGGGTTGGGACCAGTGGGCTGTTTGATGGGTTCGTGAGGAACGCTTTGGGGTCTTGCTTGGATTACGATTCGGCGAGTTTCAAGGTTGGTGGTTTGGATGAGGGTGATTCTTCGGCTTTGGCTGATGAGTTGACCTTCAATTTGGAGGATACTTTTATGGAGGGTGGGTTTGAGCCTTATGCTAAGAAGTTGCTGCTTGGTGCCCAGTTGAGACACAAGATCTTCTGCGAAGAGTTTGTAATCAAGGCCTTTTGTGAAGCCGAGAAAGCGCACAGAGGCCAG GTGCGTGCTAGTGGGGATCCATATTTGCAGCATTGTTTGGAAACTGCTGTGCTGCTCGCTTTGATTGGAGCAAATTCCACGGTGGTTGCTGCAGGGCTCTTGCATGATACCCTTGACGATGCGTTTCTGACCTATGATTACATATTTGGAACGTTTGGTGCTGGGGTTGCTGATTTAGTTGAAGGG GTTTCTAAATTAAGTCACTTGAGCAAGCTTGCTCGAGAAAACAATACAGCTTGCAAATCAGTTGAAGCAGACCGTCTGCATACCATGTTCCTTGCCATGGCAGATGCAAGAGCTGTGCTTATTAAACTGGCAGATCGATTGCACAATATGATGACTCTGGATGCATTGCCAGTGGCCAAGCAACAGAGGTTTGCAAAGGAGACTTTGGAGATTTTTGCACCTTTGGCAAATCGCTTGGGAATATCTAGCTGGAAAGAACAATTAgaaaatttatgttttaaacATCTCAACCCCGATCAGCATGATGAGCTATCTTCAAAGCTTGTGGATTCATATGATGAAGCCAGGATTACTTCTGCAATTGAGAAATTAGAGCAAGCACTTAAAGATGAAGGCATATCATATCATGTCGTTTCTGGGCGGCACAAAAGCTTATATAGCATTTATTGCAAAATGTTGAA GAAGAAACTGACAATAGATGATATCCACGACATCTATGGATTGCGCTTGATTGTTGATAAGGAGGAAGACTGTTACAAAGCATTGACAATTGTTCACCAGTTATGGTCTGAAGTACCTGGAAAGCTAAAAGATTACATATGTCGCCCCAAGTTCAATGG GTATCAATCCCTGCATACTGTGGTGATGGGTGAAGGCAAAGTTCCCCTTGAAGTACAAATTCGAACAAAAGATATGCATTTACAAGCTGAATTTGGGTTTGCTGCTCATTGGAGGTACAAGGAAGATGACTGTCAGCATTCTTCATTTGTGCTTCAGATGGTTGAGTGGGCTCGATGGGTTGTCACCTGGCAGTGTGAGGCAATGAGTAAGGATTCTACATCTGTTGGATATGGCGATTCAATTAAGCCTCCATGCAAGTTCCCTTCCCATGTTGATGACTGTCCATATTGTTATAAGCCCGACTGTGGTCAAGATGGCCCCGTGTTCGTTATCATGATTGAGAATGATAAG ATGTCCGTCCAAGAATTTCGTGCGAACTCAACAGTGATGGATCTGATGGAAAGAGCTGGGCGAGCAAGCTCAAGGTTGATGACATATAGGTTCCCTCTGAAGGAAGAACTGAGGCCAAGACTGAATCACATGCCTGTAAGTGATCCCAATTGCAAGTTGAAGATGGGGGATGTGGTGGAGCTTACACCAGCCATACCTGACAAGTCTTTGACAGAATATAGGGAAGAAATCCAGCGTATGTACGATCGCGGGCTAACTGTCTCCGGCGCTGGACCTACTGCTAGCAGCATGGTTGGCTCAAGAAGCTGA